From Mercenaria mercenaria strain notata chromosome 17, MADL_Memer_1, whole genome shotgun sequence, the proteins below share one genomic window:
- the LOC123537406 gene encoding SET and MYND domain-containing protein 4-like isoform X2 codes for MSASIGNFQFELESSLEAAKSAGVFSNLLKDKSEDVILEAFKGHTKIKDIEWIAVYFENCHKLNTKSSEKASCLRNEGNKLFQKKKYREAISKYTHAIISGPTETEELAFAYGNRSAALYRIGLYEECLSDIEEVFSCGSPSALQHKLLQRKAQCMNHLGRTAETNLCLGELQHELEDLDLDADKKGNILSEMAALQDRHELRGNTMKAEKAVEVPEVSYGPNSVLVQASGLVSLNSSKTKGRFLTASKDVKAGDTLIVERPFAAVLLPDHYPTHCHHCFQKLNMAYPCRQCTMVRYCSTVCATLSWDQYHNVECRYLQLLHSVGIAHLSLRVVLVAGCRYLLGKHSVKK; via the exons atGTCTGCGTCCATTGGGAACTTTCAGTTTGAGTTAGAAAGCTCTTTGGAAGCTGCAAAATCGGCGGGTGTCTTTTCAAATTTGCTGAAGGATAAGTCAGAAGATGTTATACTGGAGGCATTTAAGGGACACACAAAAATAAA GGACATAGAATGGATTGCTGTATACTTTGAGAACTGTCACAAGCTCAACACAAAATCCAGTGAGAAAGCAAGCTGTTTAAGAAATGAGGGaaacaagttatttcaaaagaaaaaatacagagAGGCAATATCAAAATACACACAT gCAATTATCAGTGGACCTACAGAAACAGAGGAGTTAGCATTTGCCTATGGGAACAGATCTGCAGCACTATACAGAATAGGTTTATATGAG GAATGTCTATCAGATATTGAAGAAGTTTTCAGTTGTGGCTCTCCATCTGCACTTCAGCACAAGCTGCTTCAAAGAAAGGCACAATGTATGAACCATCTTGGACGCACTGCAGAAACTAATCTAT GTTTAGGAGAACTGCAACATGAACTTGAAGATCTGGATCTTGACGCAGATAAGAAAG GTAACATTTTGAGTGAAATGGCAGCATTACAAGATAGACATGAACTGAG AGGAAACACAATGAAGGCGGAGAAAGCTGTGGAGGTTCCTGAAGTATCCTATGGTCCTAATTCTGTACTGGTTCAAGCCTCAGGTCTAGTCTCTTTGAACAGCAGCAAAACTAAGGGAAGGTTTCTAACT GCATCAAAAGATGTGAAAGCTGGAGATACATTAATTGTAGAGAGACCGTTTGCTGCTGTGCTGTTGCCAGAccattaccccacccactgtcATCATTGCTTTCAAAAGTTAAATATGGCTTACCC ATGTAGACAGTGTACAATGGTGAGATATTGTAGTACAGTATGTGCAACATTGAGCTGGGACCAGTACCACAATGTGGAATGTAGATATCTACAACTGCTTCATTCA GTAGGCATAGCTCATTTAAGTTTGAGAGTTGTGCTTGTTGCTGGATGCAGATATTTACTTGGTAAGCATTCAGTAAAGAAatga
- the LOC123537406 gene encoding SET and MYND domain-containing protein 4-like isoform X1, which produces MSASIGNFQFELESSLEAAKSAGVFSNLLKDKSEDVILEAFKGHTKIKDIEWIAVYFENCHKLNTKSSEKASCLRNEGNKLFQKKKYREAISKYTHAIISGPTETEELAFAYGNRSAALYRIGLYEECLSDIEEVFSCGSPSALQHKLLQRKAQCMNHLGRTAETNLCLGELQHELEDLDLDADKKGNILSEMAALQDRHELSICCRGNTMKAEKAVEVPEVSYGPNSVLVQASGLVSLNSSKTKGRFLTASKDVKAGDTLIVERPFAAVLLPDHYPTHCHHCFQKLNMAYPCRQCTMVRYCSTVCATLSWDQYHNVECRYLQLLHSVGIAHLSLRVVLVAGCRYLLGKHSVKK; this is translated from the exons atGTCTGCGTCCATTGGGAACTTTCAGTTTGAGTTAGAAAGCTCTTTGGAAGCTGCAAAATCGGCGGGTGTCTTTTCAAATTTGCTGAAGGATAAGTCAGAAGATGTTATACTGGAGGCATTTAAGGGACACACAAAAATAAA GGACATAGAATGGATTGCTGTATACTTTGAGAACTGTCACAAGCTCAACACAAAATCCAGTGAGAAAGCAAGCTGTTTAAGAAATGAGGGaaacaagttatttcaaaagaaaaaatacagagAGGCAATATCAAAATACACACAT gCAATTATCAGTGGACCTACAGAAACAGAGGAGTTAGCATTTGCCTATGGGAACAGATCTGCAGCACTATACAGAATAGGTTTATATGAG GAATGTCTATCAGATATTGAAGAAGTTTTCAGTTGTGGCTCTCCATCTGCACTTCAGCACAAGCTGCTTCAAAGAAAGGCACAATGTATGAACCATCTTGGACGCACTGCAGAAACTAATCTAT GTTTAGGAGAACTGCAACATGAACTTGAAGATCTGGATCTTGACGCAGATAAGAAAG GTAACATTTTGAGTGAAATGGCAGCATTACAAGATAGACATGAACTGAG TATTTGTTGTAGAGGAAACACAATGAAGGCGGAGAAAGCTGTGGAGGTTCCTGAAGTATCCTATGGTCCTAATTCTGTACTGGTTCAAGCCTCAGGTCTAGTCTCTTTGAACAGCAGCAAAACTAAGGGAAGGTTTCTAACT GCATCAAAAGATGTGAAAGCTGGAGATACATTAATTGTAGAGAGACCGTTTGCTGCTGTGCTGTTGCCAGAccattaccccacccactgtcATCATTGCTTTCAAAAGTTAAATATGGCTTACCC ATGTAGACAGTGTACAATGGTGAGATATTGTAGTACAGTATGTGCAACATTGAGCTGGGACCAGTACCACAATGTGGAATGTAGATATCTACAACTGCTTCATTCA GTAGGCATAGCTCATTTAAGTTTGAGAGTTGTGCTTGTTGCTGGATGCAGATATTTACTTGGTAAGCATTCAGTAAAGAAatga